From the genome of Planctomycetota bacterium:
GAGCTGCACGACGTACGCCTCTTCGCCCGTCGCGCGCCGGGCCACCTCGCGCACGCACGCCAGCCCACGGCGCACGCACGCGTCGTCCTGACGCCCGCGCACGAACCGCTCGCGCACGTCGGCGATCACCGCGTCGAGCGCGCCCTCCGACATCCCCCGCATCTCCGGCGAGAGCGCGTCGGTCGCCTGCGCCTCGCGCAGCAGGCACGACGCACGCGACCGCGCGTGACGCACCAGCGTCCCCACGCGCGACGCGAGCAGATCGACCCCCTTGTGCACCGGCGGCCTCATCCGCCGGCTGCGGAACGAGTCGAACAGCACGCTGTACCTGGTCAGCACCTGCGTCACACGCGCTCCGTTAGATCTTCGCACGCCCCTGCAGCGCCTGACGCAGACGCACCCACCACTGCGCCGCCAGCGGGCGGCTCTCCAGCGTGAACCGCAGCACCACCCGCTCGCCCGGCACGCCGATCGGCGCCGCCCGCTCCGCGCCGGCGTCGTCCACCGCACGGAAATACCCGCGGAAGACCGGCGAAGTCGCGACCCGCCCCGTCTGGTCGTCCGGGCTCGTCGCGATCACCCCGCCCCCCATGGCCGAGAGCGCCTCGTGCGGGAGCGAGCGCGTGCCCGCCTCGATGATCTTCTCGGTCCGCGCCGGCACGACATCGTCCACGCGCGAGACCGTCCGCACTTCCACCTTCAGGGGCCCCTCGCGGACCCACGACGCCTCGGTCTGCGAGAGCACCGCCGCCACGCGCACGTCGGCCAGGTCCACGACCTCGCACAACGCCGCCCCTTCGCGCACGTAGCTGCCCAGTAGCAGGCGGGGATCATCGCCCACGACGACGCCCGCGTGCGGCGCGCGCACGATCATCGCCTCCCGGCGCGCTTCCAGCCACTCGAGCTGCGCGCGGATCGCGCGGGCGTACTCCTCCGCCGCCTGGGCCGCGGCGATGCTCTCGGGCATCGCGGCCCGCCCGCGGCTCTCGACCTCGGCGAGCTGCGCCTTGGAGAGCCGGTAGTGCGCGTCCAGCGAGGCGTTCTCGAGCGTCACGAGGGGCTGGCCCTGCTCGACGCGATCGCCGCCGCGCACGTGCGCCTCGCGCACGAACCCGTCGACCCCGAAGAACACGCCCGAGGCGCTCGCGCTCTCCAGCACGCCCGAGGCGCGGCGACGGTCCGGCGCGGGGATGACCCCCACCGCCGTCACCACCAGGGCGGCCAGCGCAACCGACGTCGCGATCGCGCGCGGGCGCGAGTCGGAGAGCATCGGGCTGGTCGCCAGCCAGTGGACGAAGCGCCCGGTGGGCAGGATGAACCACATCGCCGCCGTCCACGCCGCCAGGAACACCCCGATGGCGAACAGCTTGGTCATCACGTACAGCGTGATCGAGACGAACAGGAAGATGCGGTACACGAACGCCGCGATGCCGTAGACAACGAGGATGGCGGCCTCGGAGAGGCTGCCCGTCGGGGGCTGGGCCTGCTCCAGCCGGTACACGTGGCGCTGGAACAGGAACTGGAGCATCTGGTTCGAACGCTGCATGAGGTTGGGCACCTCGAGCAGGTCGCTGAGCATGTAGTACCCGTCGAACTTCATGAGCGGGTTGGCGTTGAAGAGCACGGTGCTGACGCCCGCGCTGAGCATGACGTTGTACGCGAGCTGGTGGGGCAGGCTCTCGTCGGGGGTGCGCAGCCACACGAACGCGGCGATCGCCGCGACGAAGAGCTCAAAGAGCATGCCCCCCGCGCCGACGGCGATGCGCTTCCACTTGCTCGTGAAGCCCCACGCCGCCGAGGCGTCGACGTACGGCGCGGGCAGCAGCACGAGGAGCATCGCGCCGAACTCGGGCACCTGCCCGCCGTAGCGCTTGCAGATGAGCCCGTGCCCCAGCTCGTGGAAGAGCTTGAGCAGCACGAACACGACCGCCATCCAGCCCCAGTTCGCCGGCGCGATGGCGCCGTCGATCCCGCTCGCCAGGCGCCCCCAGTGCGGGAGCAGCGCGACCACCGCCGCCACGACCAGCCCGAGCCACAGCAAGAAGCCCACGGGCGAGATCGCCGGGCGCACGATCGGCTCGAGCCACGACAGGATGGTGTCGGGGTTGAACAGGCGCACCTTGAAGTACATCAGCCCGATGGCCTGCTGACGCACCTTCTTCGCCGTGCGGTCGCGCCCGCGCCGCAGCAGTTGCTCGGTCTCGGGCGTCACGTCGCCCGTGAGCAGGTTGCTCCCGTACAACTGCGAGAGGAGCTGGATCACCTCGTTCTGCGTCAGCGCGTCGTCCGCGTGCTTCTCGAGCGAGGTCTGCCACACCGCCTCGACGGTGCGCCGTC
Proteins encoded in this window:
- a CDS encoding PqqD family peptide modification chaperone encodes the protein MSERSTFSPFWHRVRAMKPRLRPHVQITRQHFRGRRWHVVHDPSSNQFYRLNSVAHEFVGLLDGRRTVEAVWQTSLEKHADDALTQNEVIQLLSQLYGSNLLTGDVTPETEQLLRRGRDRTAKKVRQQAIGLMYFKVRLFNPDTILSWLEPIVRPAISPVGFLLWLGLVVAAVVALLPHWGRLASGIDGAIAPANWGWMAVVFVLLKLFHELGHGLICKRYGGQVPEFGAMLLVLLPAPYVDASAAWGFTSKWKRIAVGAGGMLFELFVAAIAAFVWLRTPDESLPHQLAYNVMLSAGVSTVLFNANPLMKFDGYYMLSDLLEVPNLMQRSNQMLQFLFQRHVYRLEQAQPPTGSLSEAAILVVYGIAAFVYRIFLFVSITLYVMTKLFAIGVFLAAWTAAMWFILPTGRFVHWLATSPMLSDSRPRAIATSVALAALVVTAVGVIPAPDRRRASGVLESASASGVFFGVDGFVREAHVRGGDRVEQGQPLVTLENASLDAHYRLSKAQLAEVESRGRAAMPESIAAAQAAEEYARAIRAQLEWLEARREAMIVRAPHAGVVVGDDPRLLLGSYVREGAALCEVVDLADVRVAAVLSQTEASWVREGPLKVEVRTVSRVDDVVPARTEKIIEAGTRSLPHEALSAMGGGVIATSPDDQTGRVATSPVFRGYFRAVDDAGAERAAPIGVPGERVVLRFTLESRPLAAQWWVRLRQALQGRAKI